The bacterium genome window below encodes:
- a CDS encoding S8 family serine peptidase, whose product MKGPSWIRLAAAAAALLLAGASALAGNRLTVPKDGSYQKFLAATKAQPLEDYGSFVLVETSDAGLKALAASPALLDGAREAGARLELRDYPFDPEAETKPQTLATTAETLALTISDYAAGEKGLHLIQFYGPVKAAWLDALRAIDVEIVEYVPANGYIVRMTPEQRARLASALPTGLTGRSPLRYVGVHQPTYRVAKELLGRSGETEVAFMVLDNPEGRALAKRTLEGAARTLRGVSADGKFLSFAAAIDASQIADIAKSGASFWMEPYVAPSPMDEPGGLNNAGFTVDGMTAGFGTAGQGYLSWLQSKGFDVAHPWTNVVVNVTDTGLDVGNVAGKTIHQDLRDPSGVSRVAYDHDYTIDQTDATWTGADGEGHGTACAGVIAGYNNSAGTGTGQVGSKGYHFGVGVAPLAMLGASKVFDHNGKWTSITSYTQMEQDAYHAGARISSNSWGSKPSGTSAFSYYNIPARDYDRIVRDATSDAGNQQMIIVFAAGNEGVNASFGTVTPPATAKNVLTLGATENFWTGVALTGYKPIQNNTAGRDLLYYSSRGPTADGRIKPDVTAIAHGWVATKSQVQTSTAFPAWDTADKTLYQLHNGTSAATPAAAGSAALFYRWSLDHGFAAPSPALVKAAFAATASDMGDEGGCAPAGAAGDYTKCVAPSVPMPKIPNVHEGWGRINVGRLFDGTPALRVDQTVLLKSTGETYVKYATVSATDKPVKIVLAWTDAPGNTSSAPWKNDLDLVVDDNGSTYVGNNFGATSNGYSVAGGTADAKNNLEVVVLPAGAARTLRITVRAANLVDDGVPGNGISIDQDFALYGYNLAACTGPAAPAGLTGTALSGNHVALYWGAVSGASEYHVYRAYTAGGPYTQIATTAGPGYDDPTATADRLNYYVVRAFGSCESADSNEIARQPSGVCLVPPTFAGLSSIDAAGGATCGTTLHWSAATANCGGNVLYEVHRSTTKGFAPSSSTLLAKGIGQTSFTDTLSVANAATYYYVVRATDAATGATDANSVQRSVLVTGAGGVKHYDDAAAGLPAAITDATSTACGTLLSRSITVPDGGTLTNVQVGVNITHTYIGDLDIVIQAPSGKQVLLKGGGADPTQNLNTVFDSQTPADGFLADLYSEAPNGVWQLLVQDCGPGDTGTLNSWFLDLDVRGACTAGSSNLPGEVSAAGTMTVAKAAGSAVNLAFAAGSNTTGTTVYMGTAVAPLSGLQWTQSFCGLGATGSASFDPGTPQAGQVFYFVAVGNNGAYEGPYGRNSAGYELPEATVGSCKLPRATN is encoded by the coding sequence ATGAAAGGTCCCTCTTGGATCCGCCTTGCGGCGGCGGCCGCGGCGCTGTTGCTCGCCGGCGCCTCCGCCCTCGCGGGAAACCGCCTCACCGTGCCGAAGGACGGCTCGTACCAGAAGTTCCTCGCGGCGACGAAGGCCCAGCCGCTCGAGGACTACGGCTCGTTCGTCCTCGTCGAGACCTCGGACGCGGGCCTGAAGGCGCTGGCCGCCTCGCCGGCGCTGCTCGACGGCGCCCGGGAGGCCGGCGCGCGGCTCGAACTGCGCGACTATCCGTTCGACCCCGAAGCCGAAACGAAGCCGCAGACGCTCGCGACGACGGCCGAGACGCTCGCGCTGACCATCTCCGACTACGCGGCCGGCGAGAAGGGGCTTCACCTGATCCAGTTCTACGGGCCGGTCAAGGCCGCGTGGCTCGACGCGCTGCGCGCGATCGACGTCGAGATCGTCGAGTACGTGCCGGCCAACGGCTACATCGTGCGGATGACCCCCGAACAGCGCGCCCGCCTCGCGTCCGCGCTGCCGACCGGCCTGACCGGCCGCTCGCCGCTGCGCTACGTCGGCGTCCACCAGCCGACCTACCGCGTGGCCAAGGAACTGCTCGGCCGCTCCGGCGAGACCGAAGTCGCGTTCATGGTCCTCGACAACCCGGAAGGGCGCGCGCTGGCCAAGCGCACGCTCGAAGGCGCGGCCCGCACGCTGCGCGGCGTCTCCGCCGACGGCAAGTTCCTCTCCTTCGCCGCCGCGATCGACGCCTCGCAGATCGCCGACATCGCCAAGAGCGGCGCCTCGTTCTGGATGGAGCCGTACGTCGCGCCGTCGCCGATGGACGAGCCGGGCGGCCTCAACAACGCCGGCTTCACGGTGGACGGCATGACCGCGGGCTTCGGCACCGCCGGCCAGGGCTATCTCTCGTGGCTGCAGTCGAAGGGCTTCGACGTCGCCCATCCGTGGACGAACGTCGTCGTCAACGTGACCGACACCGGCCTCGACGTCGGCAACGTCGCCGGCAAGACGATCCATCAGGACCTGCGCGATCCCTCGGGCGTCTCGCGCGTGGCCTACGACCACGACTACACGATCGACCAGACCGACGCGACCTGGACCGGCGCCGACGGCGAAGGGCACGGCACCGCCTGCGCCGGCGTGATCGCCGGCTACAACAACTCGGCGGGGACCGGCACCGGCCAAGTCGGCTCGAAGGGTTATCACTTCGGCGTCGGCGTCGCCCCGCTGGCGATGCTCGGCGCGTCGAAGGTCTTCGACCACAACGGCAAGTGGACGTCGATCACCTCGTACACGCAGATGGAGCAGGACGCCTACCACGCCGGCGCGCGGATCAGCAGCAACAGCTGGGGGAGCAAGCCGTCGGGGACCTCGGCCTTCTCCTACTACAACATTCCGGCGCGCGACTACGACCGGATCGTCCGCGACGCGACGAGCGACGCCGGCAACCAGCAGATGATCATCGTCTTCGCCGCCGGGAACGAAGGGGTCAACGCGAGCTTCGGCACCGTGACCCCGCCGGCGACGGCGAAGAACGTCCTCACCCTCGGCGCGACCGAGAACTTCTGGACCGGCGTCGCCCTCACCGGCTACAAGCCGATCCAGAACAACACCGCCGGGCGCGACCTGCTCTACTACAGCAGCCGCGGCCCCACGGCCGACGGCCGGATCAAGCCGGACGTCACGGCGATCGCGCACGGCTGGGTCGCCACGAAGAGCCAAGTCCAGACCTCGACCGCCTTCCCGGCGTGGGACACGGCCGACAAGACCCTCTACCAGCTCCACAACGGCACCAGCGCGGCGACCCCGGCCGCAGCGGGATCGGCGGCCCTCTTCTACCGCTGGTCGCTCGACCACGGCTTCGCCGCCCCGAGCCCGGCGCTGGTCAAGGCCGCTTTCGCGGCGACCGCGAGCGACATGGGCGACGAGGGCGGCTGCGCCCCCGCCGGCGCCGCGGGCGACTACACCAAGTGCGTGGCCCCCTCGGTGCCGATGCCGAAGATCCCGAACGTCCACGAGGGGTGGGGCCGGATCAACGTCGGTCGGCTGTTCGACGGCACGCCCGCCCTGCGCGTGGACCAGACGGTCCTGCTGAAGAGCACCGGCGAGACCTACGTGAAGTACGCCACCGTCTCCGCGACCGACAAGCCGGTCAAGATCGTCCTCGCCTGGACCGACGCCCCCGGCAACACCAGCTCGGCCCCGTGGAAGAACGATCTCGACCTGGTGGTCGACGACAACGGCTCGACCTACGTCGGCAACAACTTCGGCGCGACGTCGAACGGCTACTCCGTGGCCGGCGGAACGGCCGACGCCAAGAACAACCTCGAAGTCGTCGTGCTGCCGGCCGGCGCCGCGCGCACGCTCAGGATCACGGTCCGCGCCGCGAACCTCGTCGACGACGGCGTTCCGGGCAACGGGATCTCGATCGACCAGGACTTCGCGCTCTACGGCTACAACCTCGCCGCGTGCACCGGCCCGGCGGCCCCCGCCGGCCTCACCGGAACGGCGCTCTCCGGCAATCACGTCGCCCTCTACTGGGGCGCGGTCTCCGGGGCGAGCGAGTACCACGTCTACCGCGCCTACACCGCGGGCGGCCCCTACACGCAGATCGCGACGACGGCCGGCCCGGGCTACGACGACCCGACGGCCACCGCGGACCGGCTCAACTACTACGTCGTGCGGGCCTTCGGCTCGTGCGAGTCGGCCGACTCCAACGAGATCGCGCGCCAGCCTTCCGGCGTCTGCCTCGTTCCGCCGACCTTCGCCGGCCTCTCCTCGATCGACGCGGCGGGCGGCGCCACCTGCGGCACGACGCTCCACTGGAGCGCCGCGACCGCCAACTGCGGCGGCAACGTCCTCTACGAAGTCCACCGCTCGACGACGAAGGGCTTCGCCCCGAGCTCGTCGACGCTGCTCGCCAAGGGGATCGGCCAGACCAGCTTCACCGACACGCTGAGCGTGGCCAACGCGGCGACCTACTACTACGTCGTCCGCGCCACCGACGCGGCGACCGGCGCGACCGACGCGAACAGCGTCCAGCGCTCCGTGCTGGTCACCGGCGCCGGCGGCGTCAAGCACTACGACGACGCCGCGGCCGGGCTCCCCGCGGCGATCACGGACGCCACCTCGACCGCCTGCGGCACGCTCCTGTCCCGTTCGATCACCGTTCCCGACGGCGGCACGCTGACCAACGTGCAGGTCGGCGTGAACATCACGCACACCTACATCGGCGACCTCGACATCGTGATCCAGGCGCCGTCCGGAAAGCAGGTCTTGCTCAAGGGCGGCGGCGCCGACCCGACGCAGAACCTCAACACCGTCTTCGACAGCCAGACGCCGGCCGACGGCTTCCTCGCCGACCTCTACAGCGAGGCCCCGAACGGCGTCTGGCAGCTGCTGGTCCAGGACTGCGGGCCCGGCGACACCGGCACGCTCAACTCCTGGTTCCTCGACCTCGACGTCCGCGGCGCCTGCACGGCCGGCTCGTCGAACCTGCCGGGCGAGGTCTCCGCGGCCGGCACGATGACCGTCGCCAAGGCCGCGGGAAGCGCGGTGAACCTGGCCTTCGCCGCCGGCAGCAACACGACCGGCACGACCGTCTACATGGGCACGGCGGTCGCGCCGCTCTCCGGGCTGCAGTGGACCCAGTCGTTCTGCGGCCTCGGGGCGACCGGGTCCGCCTCGTTCGATCCGGGCACGCCGCAGGCCGGCCAGGTGTTCTACTTCGTGGCGGTCGGGAACAACGGCGCCTACGAAGGGCCGTACGGCCGCAACTCGGCCGGGTACGAGCTGCCCGAAGCGACCGTCGGAAGCTGCAAGCTGCCGCGCGCGACCAACTAG